A stretch of the Vigna radiata var. radiata cultivar VC1973A chromosome 7, Vradiata_ver6, whole genome shotgun sequence genome encodes the following:
- the LOC106768887 gene encoding type I inositol polyphosphate 5-phosphatase 2 isoform X1 produces MKTRRGRRSEAFWPSLVMKKWLNIKPKVYDFSEDEVDTETESEDDVCSLKDSRMGVREDNPLRTPSILFPSQTSDASCKGYNARHRRGKSETLRVQYINTKEVRVTIGTWNVAGRLPCKDLEIEDWLCTNEPADIYIIGFQEVVPLNAGNVLGAEDNTPIRNWEAIIRRTLNKSSEPESKPKSYSAPSSPVLRASASASADVLADSIDVNPLDTMNEEYMGSFNKVELQQEEVKSKFGIGRNLQFRKIKDIDPQTILYWPERPLDSVPDTDSSSKLRRVWSSDRIGFNQTEKASKYGSVMKRTHHSSGNLGLLWKEQQVMPEEVIDSLDELSDEEDDAFLELPNDNEDNGIGAVKSHRKYVRIVSKQMVGIYVSIWVQRRLRKHINNLKVSPVGVGLMGYMGNKGSVSVSMSLFQSRLCFVCSHLTSGQKDGAEIRRNSDVHEILRRTRFSSVFDTDQPQTIPSHDQIFWFGDLNYRINMMDEEVRKLVALRKWDELMNYDQLTNELRSGHVFDGWKEGLINFPPTYKYEFNSDIYIGANLKEGEKKRSPAWCDRILWLGKGIKQLEYKRTENKLSDHRPVSSIFSIDVEVFDQRKLQRALNFTSSAVHPEVFLKDDGEWSY; encoded by the exons ATGAAAACAAGGAGAGGAAGACGCTCAGAG GCCTTTTGGCCCTCTCTTGTCATGAAGAAATGGTTAAACATAAAGCCGAAGGTGTATGATTTTAGTGAGGATGAAGTGGACACTGAAACTGAGAGTGAAGATGATG TTTGCTCTCTTAAAGACTCAAGAATGGGTGTGCGTGAAGATAATCCACTTAGAACACCATCCATATTATTCCCAAGTCAAACATCAG ATGCGTCTTGTAAGGGCTATAACGCCAGGCATAGAAGAGGGAAATCAGAAACTCTCCGTGTTCAATACATAAATACAAAGGAAGTGAG GGTAACGATTGGCACCTGGAATGTTGCTGGAAGACTTCCATGTAAGGATCTTGAAATTGAGGACTGGCTTTGCACCAATGAGCCAGCAGATATTTACATTATTGG TTTCCAAGAGGTAGTCCCCTTGAATGCTGGAAATGTTCTTGGGGCAGAGGATAATACACCCATCCGGAATTGGGAAGCAATCATTAGAAGAACTCTAAACAAATCTTCTGAACCTGAAAGCAAGCCAAAAAGCTACAGTGCCCCTTCGTCTCCTGTTCTAAGagcttctgcttctgcttctgcCGATGTTCTAGCAGACAGTATAGATGTTAATCCACTAGACACAATGAATGAGGAGTACATGGGAAGTTTTAACAAAGTTGAGCTACAACAAGAGGAAGTGAAAAGCAAATTCGGTATAGGAAGGAATTTACAGTTTAGGAAAATCAAAGACATTGATCCTCAGACCATACTTTACTGGCCTGAGCGTCCTCTAGATTCAGTCCCAGATACTGATTCCAGTTCAAAATTGCGCAGAGTGTGGAGCTCAGACAGAATTGGCTTTAACCAGACAGAGAAGGCTTCAAAATATGGCAGTGTAATGAAACGGACACACCATAGTTCGGGAAATTTGGGCTTGTTATGGAAAGAACAGCAAGTGATGCCTGAGGAAGTAATCGATAGCCTTGACGAGTTATCTGATGAGGAAGATGATGCTTTTCTTGAATTGCCAAATGACAACGAAGATAATGGAATAGGTGCCGTGAAATCACATCGTAAGTATGTCCGAATCGTCAGCAAGCAGATGGTAGGAATATACGTGTCTATTTGGGTGCAGAGGAGGTTAAGAAAGCACATTAACAACTTGAAAGTTTCTCCAGTTGGAGTTGGTCTCATGGGCTACATGGGAAACAAG GGGTCTGTTTCAGTTAGTATGTCTCTCTTTCAGTCACGTTTGTGCTTTGTTTGTTCGCATTTGACTTCTGGCCAGAAGGATGGTGCAGAAATAAGACGAAACTCGGATGTTCATGAAATTCTTCGCCGCACTCGTTTCTCCTCTGTCTTTGATACAGATCAGCCACAAACAATCCCATCTCACGA TCAAATTTTCTGGTTTGGGGATTTAAATTATCGTATCAATATGATGGATGAGGAGGTTCGAAAGCTGGTAGCCCTAAGGAAATGGGATGAACTGATGAATTACGATcag TTAACAAATGAATTACGTAGTGGGCATGTGTTCGATGGATGGAAAGAGGGGCTGATAAACTTCCCACCCACTTACAAGTATGAATTTAATTCTGACATATATATTGGTGCGAACCTAAAGGAAGGGGAAAAGAAGAGATCCCCAGCCTG GTGTGATCGTATACTGTGGTTGGGAAAAGGAATAAAGCAACTTGAATATAAGCGTACAGAAAATAAACTCTCGGATCACCGACCAGTTAGTTCAATATTCTCCATTGACGTTGAAGTATTTGATCAACGAAAATTACAACGAGCCCTCAATTTCACAAGCTCAGCAGTACACCCTGAAGTTTTCCTTAAAGATGATGGAGAGTGGTCATACTAG
- the LOC106769136 gene encoding two-component response regulator-like APRR2 isoform X2, protein MMKCIALGAVEFLSKPLSEDKLRNIWQHVVHKAFSSGTSILCESLKPVKESLVTMLQLPTDNEQHESRVSIDIEKVSKFTDNDDVLSPGNDKYPAPSTPQLMHGTRLLDDGDCQEQTNCSTEKESGEHDGESKSVETTCGNLNAETESTPQERKSDMTLPREEVNLVDDSKVESIASQHTQKRKVLSNPDKNTKSANKVGILSDSCEIKPSRKKMKVDWTPELHKKFVKAVEQLSIDQAIPSRILELMKVEGLTRHNVASHLQKYRMHRRQIFPKEEDRKWLNQRERSYCVQRPIMAFPPYHSNRTHPMAPIYPMWGQPSTQTAGMHIWSTPGYPLWQPTAEHWHWKPFPGMHADAWGCPVLPVAPPQAPFPCSKNMPALLNADATGHTFTMPQSSLEHYPAEEVVDKVVKEAVSKPWLPLPLGLKPPSTDSVLAELSRQGICSIPPRSSKG, encoded by the exons ATGATGAAGTGCATAGCG cttGGTGCAGTTGAGTTCCTCAGCAAACCACTCTCTGAGGACAAGCTCAGAAATATCTGGCAGCATGTGGTTCACAAG GCATTCAGTTCTGGGACAAGTATCCTGTGTGAATCACTTAAACCTGTCAAGGAATCTCTAGTGACTATGTTGCAGCTCCCAACAGACAATGAACAACATGAAAGTAGAGTATCCATTGATATAGAGAAAGTATCCAAGTTTACTGATAATGATGATGTACTGTCTCCTGGAAATGATAAATATCCAGCTCCTTCAACCCCACAATTGATGCATGGGACAAGATTGTTAGACGATGGTGATTGCCAAGAGCAGACTAATTGCTCCACAGAAAAAGAAAGTGGGGAACATGATGGAGAATCTAAATCTGTCGAAACTACATGTGGAAATTTGAATGCTGAAACTGAAAGTACTCCTCAAGAAAGGAAATCTGATATGACTTTACCTAGGGAGGAAGTGAATTTAGTTGACGATTCCAAGGTTGAGAGTATTGCCTCTCAACATACACAAAAAAGAAAGGTTCTAAGCAACCCtgacaaaaatacaaaatctgcAAATAAAGTAGGCATTCTTAGTGATTCTTGCGAGATAAAGCCAAGTCGAAAGAAGATGAAA GTAGACTGGACGCCTGAGCTGCACAAAAAATTTGTGAAGGCAGTTGAGCAACTAAGCATTGATCAAGCCATTCCTTCAAGAATATTAGAATTAATGAAAGTGGAGGGCTTGACAAGGCATAATGTGGCAAGCCATCTTCAG AAGTACAGAATGCATAGGAGACAAATCTTTCCCAAGGAAGAAGATCGGAAATGGTTGAATCAAAGAGAAAGGAGCTATTGTGTTCAAAGACCAATTATGGCCTTTCCTCCATATCATTCTAATCGCACCCATCCTATGGCTCCTATATATCCTATGTGGGGACAACCTAGCACTCAAACGGCTGGCATGCATATTTGGAGCACTCCTGGTTATCCCTTGTGGCAGCCTACTGCTGAACATTGGCACTGGAAACCGTTTCCAGGg ATGCATGCAGATGCATGGGGCTGTCCAGTGTTACCGGTAGCACCTCCTCAAGCTCCTTTTCCCTGCTCTAAG AATATGCCTGCATTGCTCAATGCCGATGCAACAGGTCACACGTTTACCATGCCACAAAGTTCCTTAGAGCATTATCCG GCAGAGGAGGTTGTTGACAAGGTTGTGAAAGAGGCAGTAAGCAAACCATGGCTACCCTTGCCTTTGGGCCTGAAACCCCCTTCGACAGACAGTGTGTTGGCTGAGTTATCAAGACAAGGAATTTGCAGCATCCCTCCTAGGAGCAGCAAGGGTTGA
- the LOC106768887 gene encoding type I inositol polyphosphate 5-phosphatase 2 isoform X2 — protein MKTRRGRRSEAFWPSLVMKKWLNIKPKVYDFSEDEVDTETESEDDVCSLKDSRMGVREDNPLRTPSILFPSQTSDASCKGYNARHRRGKSETLRVQYINTKEVRVTIGTWNVAGRLPCKDLEIEDWLCTNEPADIYIIGFQEVVPLNAGNVLGAEDNTPIRNWEAIIRRTLNKSSEPESKPKSYSAPSSPVLRASASASADVLADSIDVNPLDTMNEEYMGSFNKVELQQEEVKSKFGIGRNLQFRKIKDIDPQTILYWPERPLDSVPDTDSSSKLRRVWSSDRIGFNQTEKASKYGSVMKRTHHSSGNLGLLWKEQQVMPEEVIDSLDELSDEEDDAFLELPNDNEDNGIGAVKSHRKYVRIVSKQMVGIYVSIWVQRRLRKHINNLKVSPVGVGLMGYMGNKGSVSVSMSLFQSRLCFVCSHLTSGQKDGAEIRRNSDVHEILRRTRFSSVFDTDQPQTIPSHECDRILWLGKGIKQLEYKRTENKLSDHRPVSSIFSIDVEVFDQRKLQRALNFTSSAVHPEVFLKDDGEWSY, from the exons ATGAAAACAAGGAGAGGAAGACGCTCAGAG GCCTTTTGGCCCTCTCTTGTCATGAAGAAATGGTTAAACATAAAGCCGAAGGTGTATGATTTTAGTGAGGATGAAGTGGACACTGAAACTGAGAGTGAAGATGATG TTTGCTCTCTTAAAGACTCAAGAATGGGTGTGCGTGAAGATAATCCACTTAGAACACCATCCATATTATTCCCAAGTCAAACATCAG ATGCGTCTTGTAAGGGCTATAACGCCAGGCATAGAAGAGGGAAATCAGAAACTCTCCGTGTTCAATACATAAATACAAAGGAAGTGAG GGTAACGATTGGCACCTGGAATGTTGCTGGAAGACTTCCATGTAAGGATCTTGAAATTGAGGACTGGCTTTGCACCAATGAGCCAGCAGATATTTACATTATTGG TTTCCAAGAGGTAGTCCCCTTGAATGCTGGAAATGTTCTTGGGGCAGAGGATAATACACCCATCCGGAATTGGGAAGCAATCATTAGAAGAACTCTAAACAAATCTTCTGAACCTGAAAGCAAGCCAAAAAGCTACAGTGCCCCTTCGTCTCCTGTTCTAAGagcttctgcttctgcttctgcCGATGTTCTAGCAGACAGTATAGATGTTAATCCACTAGACACAATGAATGAGGAGTACATGGGAAGTTTTAACAAAGTTGAGCTACAACAAGAGGAAGTGAAAAGCAAATTCGGTATAGGAAGGAATTTACAGTTTAGGAAAATCAAAGACATTGATCCTCAGACCATACTTTACTGGCCTGAGCGTCCTCTAGATTCAGTCCCAGATACTGATTCCAGTTCAAAATTGCGCAGAGTGTGGAGCTCAGACAGAATTGGCTTTAACCAGACAGAGAAGGCTTCAAAATATGGCAGTGTAATGAAACGGACACACCATAGTTCGGGAAATTTGGGCTTGTTATGGAAAGAACAGCAAGTGATGCCTGAGGAAGTAATCGATAGCCTTGACGAGTTATCTGATGAGGAAGATGATGCTTTTCTTGAATTGCCAAATGACAACGAAGATAATGGAATAGGTGCCGTGAAATCACATCGTAAGTATGTCCGAATCGTCAGCAAGCAGATGGTAGGAATATACGTGTCTATTTGGGTGCAGAGGAGGTTAAGAAAGCACATTAACAACTTGAAAGTTTCTCCAGTTGGAGTTGGTCTCATGGGCTACATGGGAAACAAG GGGTCTGTTTCAGTTAGTATGTCTCTCTTTCAGTCACGTTTGTGCTTTGTTTGTTCGCATTTGACTTCTGGCCAGAAGGATGGTGCAGAAATAAGACGAAACTCGGATGTTCATGAAATTCTTCGCCGCACTCGTTTCTCCTCTGTCTTTGATACAGATCAGCCACAAACAATCCCATCTCACGA GTGTGATCGTATACTGTGGTTGGGAAAAGGAATAAAGCAACTTGAATATAAGCGTACAGAAAATAAACTCTCGGATCACCGACCAGTTAGTTCAATATTCTCCATTGACGTTGAAGTATTTGATCAACGAAAATTACAACGAGCCCTCAATTTCACAAGCTCAGCAGTACACCCTGAAGTTTTCCTTAAAGATGATGGAGAGTGGTCATACTAG
- the LOC106769136 gene encoding two-component response regulator-like APRR2 isoform X1, which translates to MVFTANDLQEWKDFPKGLKVLLLEGDSISAAEIRAKLEAMDYNVSTFCDENEALSAISSRPESFHIAIVEVSSSSSQGGFKFLENAKDLPTIMTSNNHCLNTMMKCIALGAVEFLSKPLSEDKLRNIWQHVVHKAFSSGTSILCESLKPVKESLVTMLQLPTDNEQHESRVSIDIEKVSKFTDNDDVLSPGNDKYPAPSTPQLMHGTRLLDDGDCQEQTNCSTEKESGEHDGESKSVETTCGNLNAETESTPQERKSDMTLPREEVNLVDDSKVESIASQHTQKRKVLSNPDKNTKSANKVGILSDSCEIKPSRKKMKVDWTPELHKKFVKAVEQLSIDQAIPSRILELMKVEGLTRHNVASHLQKYRMHRRQIFPKEEDRKWLNQRERSYCVQRPIMAFPPYHSNRTHPMAPIYPMWGQPSTQTAGMHIWSTPGYPLWQPTAEHWHWKPFPGMHADAWGCPVLPVAPPQAPFPCSKNMPALLNADATGHTFTMPQSSLEHYPAEEVVDKVVKEAVSKPWLPLPLGLKPPSTDSVLAELSRQGICSIPPRSSKG; encoded by the exons ATGGTTTTCACTGCCAATGATTTACAAGAATGGAAAgattttcccaaaggactcaaggTTCTTCTTCTTGAGGGAGACAGCATTTCTGCTGCCGAGATAAGAGCAAAGCTTGAAGCCATGGACTATAATG TTTCTACATTCTGCGATGAGAATGAAGCCTTGTCAGCAATCTCAAGTAGACCTGAAAGCTTCCACATTGCCATAGTAGAG GTGAGTTCGAGCAGTAGCCAGGGAGGTTTCAAATTTCTTGAGAATGCCAAGGACTTGCCAACAATTA TGACTTCTAACAACCATTGCCTGAACACCATGATGAAGTGCATAGCG cttGGTGCAGTTGAGTTCCTCAGCAAACCACTCTCTGAGGACAAGCTCAGAAATATCTGGCAGCATGTGGTTCACAAG GCATTCAGTTCTGGGACAAGTATCCTGTGTGAATCACTTAAACCTGTCAAGGAATCTCTAGTGACTATGTTGCAGCTCCCAACAGACAATGAACAACATGAAAGTAGAGTATCCATTGATATAGAGAAAGTATCCAAGTTTACTGATAATGATGATGTACTGTCTCCTGGAAATGATAAATATCCAGCTCCTTCAACCCCACAATTGATGCATGGGACAAGATTGTTAGACGATGGTGATTGCCAAGAGCAGACTAATTGCTCCACAGAAAAAGAAAGTGGGGAACATGATGGAGAATCTAAATCTGTCGAAACTACATGTGGAAATTTGAATGCTGAAACTGAAAGTACTCCTCAAGAAAGGAAATCTGATATGACTTTACCTAGGGAGGAAGTGAATTTAGTTGACGATTCCAAGGTTGAGAGTATTGCCTCTCAACATACACAAAAAAGAAAGGTTCTAAGCAACCCtgacaaaaatacaaaatctgcAAATAAAGTAGGCATTCTTAGTGATTCTTGCGAGATAAAGCCAAGTCGAAAGAAGATGAAA GTAGACTGGACGCCTGAGCTGCACAAAAAATTTGTGAAGGCAGTTGAGCAACTAAGCATTGATCAAGCCATTCCTTCAAGAATATTAGAATTAATGAAAGTGGAGGGCTTGACAAGGCATAATGTGGCAAGCCATCTTCAG AAGTACAGAATGCATAGGAGACAAATCTTTCCCAAGGAAGAAGATCGGAAATGGTTGAATCAAAGAGAAAGGAGCTATTGTGTTCAAAGACCAATTATGGCCTTTCCTCCATATCATTCTAATCGCACCCATCCTATGGCTCCTATATATCCTATGTGGGGACAACCTAGCACTCAAACGGCTGGCATGCATATTTGGAGCACTCCTGGTTATCCCTTGTGGCAGCCTACTGCTGAACATTGGCACTGGAAACCGTTTCCAGGg ATGCATGCAGATGCATGGGGCTGTCCAGTGTTACCGGTAGCACCTCCTCAAGCTCCTTTTCCCTGCTCTAAG AATATGCCTGCATTGCTCAATGCCGATGCAACAGGTCACACGTTTACCATGCCACAAAGTTCCTTAGAGCATTATCCG GCAGAGGAGGTTGTTGACAAGGTTGTGAAAGAGGCAGTAAGCAAACCATGGCTACCCTTGCCTTTGGGCCTGAAACCCCCTTCGACAGACAGTGTGTTGGCTGAGTTATCAAGACAAGGAATTTGCAGCATCCCTCCTAGGAGCAGCAAGGGTTGA